Proteins found in one Geomonas subterranea genomic segment:
- a CDS encoding ferritin gives MLTEKLCSALNKQLNNELYSAYLYLSMSSYASSIGLKGSANWFMVQYQEEMVHAMKFYNYINSRGEHVKLQAIDAPPAEFKNLLDMFEQTLKHELTITSSINELTDLALTEKDHATNIFLQWFVTEQIEEEENDRDIIGKLKLIGDNGQGLLMLDNELAARVFVPPAATAA, from the coding sequence ATGCTGACCGAAAAGCTGTGCTCCGCTCTCAACAAGCAGCTCAACAACGAACTTTACTCTGCTTATCTCTACCTTTCCATGTCTTCCTATGCCTCTTCCATCGGACTCAAAGGAAGCGCCAACTGGTTCATGGTCCAGTACCAGGAAGAGATGGTTCACGCCATGAAGTTTTATAACTACATCAACAGCCGCGGAGAGCACGTGAAGCTGCAGGCGATCGACGCACCTCCTGCCGAGTTCAAGAACCTGCTGGACATGTTCGAGCAGACTTTGAAACACGAGCTCACCATCACCTCCTCGATCAACGAACTCACCGACCTTGCCCTTACAGAAAAGGATCACGCCACCAACATCTTCCTGCAATGGTTCGTGACCGAGCAGATCGAGGAGGAGGAAAACGACAGGGATATCATCGGGAAGCTGAAGCTGATCGGCGACAACGGGCAGGGGCTGTTGATGCTGGATAACGAGCTGGCGGCCAGGGTGTTTGTGCCGCCGGCGGCTACAGCGGCGTAG
- a CDS encoding glycosyltransferase, whose translation MRKTRIIVPCYNESQRLVPQAFLSLVHENPSLSFLFVNDGSTDSTLQILGSIRDGNPGQVDVLDLETNRGKAEAVRRGILDACDGPFDYVGYWDADLATPLDAIADFCEVLETRQVDAVLGSRVRLLGRRIKRRPLRHYLGRVFATFASMLLGMHIYDTQCGAKIFRNSTALRIVFGTPFKVRWTFDVEMLARFPLALECSSAEASANWVEFPLQEWRDIKGSKVGMTDYLNALAEFGTMLFYLRTPARKAYKRYLEGWRGRPADSRI comes from the coding sequence ATGCGAAAAACAAGGATAATAGTGCCCTGCTACAACGAATCACAGCGCCTTGTGCCGCAGGCATTTCTGTCCCTGGTGCACGAGAACCCCTCCTTGTCCTTCCTCTTCGTCAACGACGGCAGCACAGACTCTACCCTCCAGATTCTCGGCTCCATACGGGATGGCAATCCCGGGCAGGTCGACGTGCTCGATCTCGAGACCAACCGCGGCAAGGCGGAGGCGGTCAGACGCGGGATCCTCGATGCGTGCGATGGGCCCTTTGATTATGTGGGGTATTGGGACGCCGACCTGGCCACGCCGCTCGACGCCATCGCGGATTTCTGCGAGGTGCTGGAAACGCGCCAGGTCGATGCGGTGCTTGGTTCACGCGTACGCCTGTTGGGGAGAAGGATCAAACGCAGGCCGCTGCGGCACTACCTGGGCCGTGTGTTCGCGACCTTCGCGTCGATGCTGCTTGGTATGCACATTTACGACACCCAGTGCGGGGCCAAGATCTTCAGAAATTCCACCGCGTTGAGGATCGTCTTTGGCACCCCGTTCAAGGTGCGCTGGACCTTCGACGTGGAGATGCTGGCCCGGTTTCCACTGGCGCTGGAATGCTCCAGCGCCGAGGCGAGCGCCAACTGGGTTGAATTTCCTCTGCAGGAATGGCGGGATATAAAAGGGTCCAAGGTCGGTATGACGGACTACCTGAACGCGTTGGCGGAGTTCGGCACCATGCTTTTCTACCTGAGAACCCCGGCGAGGAAGGCGTACAAACGCTACCTGGAAGGGTGGCGCGGCCGCCCCGCCGATTCCCGGATCTGA
- a CDS encoding class I SAM-dependent methyltransferase, whose amino-acid sequence MDLKEAQADNQKRHPWETSRLDALHDILCDHLTEGVRVLDIGCGDGFVAENLFSGLRHREVAAVDSNLTREQLVNFTAARSDISFQRELPQSGSFDLILLLDVLEHIEDDVSFLKNVVNRYLEAKGAVMITVPAFQALFSGHDAFLGHYRRYSLPALVQLAEVAGLKVRRSGYLFSSLLLPKLVLFKLLNSADVSEGVGQWRRGALLTSLIKLALRLDNKLLLAAGRLGIKIPGLTGWVLCEKQG is encoded by the coding sequence ATGGACCTGAAAGAGGCACAGGCGGATAACCAGAAAAGACATCCATGGGAAACCTCCCGGCTGGATGCCTTGCACGACATCCTTTGTGACCACCTTACGGAGGGGGTGCGGGTACTGGATATCGGTTGCGGCGATGGCTTTGTTGCCGAAAATCTTTTCAGTGGCCTCCGACACAGGGAAGTCGCTGCTGTTGACAGCAACCTCACCCGTGAACAACTAGTAAATTTCACCGCGGCCAGGTCCGATATCTCCTTTCAAAGGGAGTTGCCGCAATCGGGGAGCTTCGACCTGATCCTGCTGTTAGACGTGCTCGAGCATATAGAGGATGATGTCTCTTTCCTCAAGAACGTTGTGAACAGGTACCTTGAGGCCAAAGGCGCCGTCATGATAACGGTGCCCGCCTTCCAGGCCCTTTTCAGCGGTCACGACGCATTCCTGGGACACTACCGGCGCTACAGCCTTCCCGCACTGGTTCAACTCGCCGAGGTCGCGGGGTTGAAGGTCCGGCGCTCGGGTTACCTGTTTTCATCATTGCTGCTGCCAAAGTTGGTGCTCTTCAAGTTGCTGAACTCCGCCGATGTCTCGGAGGGGGTAGGGCAGTGGCGCCGGGGCGCGCTGCTCACTTCTCTCATCAAACTGGCGCTGAGATTGGACAACAAGCTTCTGCTTGCGGCGGGCCGCCTGGGGATCAAGATCCCGGGGCTGACAGGATGGGTGCTATGCGAAAAACAAGGATAA